A window from Enterocloster bolteae encodes these proteins:
- a CDS encoding DUF6483 family protein, producing MGYQDDYVMRTISDLVRAIARLVLGKSDIDYDLPEDEDKYTDLDRVYKRLKDLVDEGNINDAENLLTDELDTDSLDCLEMALTFYMYLNQLKDEELYTANYSREEIVDGINSVCAEYGISGFEHFVDTTMV from the coding sequence ATGGGATATCAGGACGATTATGTTATGAGAACAATCAGCGATCTGGTGAGGGCGATTGCCAGGCTGGTTCTTGGAAAGAGCGATATTGATTATGACCTTCCCGAGGATGAGGACAAGTATACGGACCTTGACCGGGTATATAAGCGGCTTAAGGATCTGGTGGATGAGGGAAACATCAATGACGCGGAGAACCTTCTTACCGACGAGCTGGACACGGACAGCCTGGACTGTCTGGAGATGGCCCTCACGTTTTATATGTACCTCAACCAGCTGAAGGATGAGGAACTCTACACCGCCAATTACTCACGGGAGGAAATCGTGGATGGAATCAACAGCGTGTGTGCAGAATATGGTATATCGGGGTTTGAACATTTTGTAGATACAACCATGGTATAA
- the uraA gene encoding uracil permease → MENQRIIQVEDKVPFNLLVPLSIQHMFAMFGASILVPFIFGINPAVVLFMNGVGTLLFIGVTKGKAPAYLGSSFAFLAPAGVVISNFGYEYALGGFVAVGFCGCILAFIVYKFGTEWIEVVLPPAAMGPVVALIGLELSGSAASNAGLLDEVLDPRKTIVFVLTLGTAVFGSILFRKFFSVIPILIAVIVGYASALAAGIVDFAEVAAAPVFALPNFSTPKFNLEAIMIILPVLLVITSEHIGHQVVTSKIVGRDLLKDPGLHRSLFGDNFSTMISGLIGSVPTTTYGENIGVMAITRVYSVRVIAGAAVLSIVCSFIGKFSTLISTIPGPVIGGISFLLYGMIGTSGLRILVDSRVDYGNSRNLALTSVIFVTGLSGIAVKFGNVQLTGMVLSCVVGMILSLVFYVLDYFKLTNDQ, encoded by the coding sequence ATGGAAAATCAACGCATCATTCAAGTAGAGGACAAGGTACCCTTTAACCTGTTGGTACCCCTCAGCATCCAGCACATGTTCGCCATGTTCGGCGCATCCATCCTGGTGCCGTTTATATTTGGCATAAACCCGGCTGTGGTGCTGTTTATGAACGGTGTGGGCACCCTGCTTTTTATCGGAGTGACAAAGGGAAAGGCTCCGGCCTATCTGGGATCCAGCTTTGCATTTCTGGCGCCGGCAGGCGTGGTCATCAGTAATTTCGGATATGAATATGCCCTGGGTGGATTCGTGGCAGTGGGGTTCTGCGGTTGTATCCTGGCCTTTATTGTATATAAATTCGGGACAGAATGGATTGAGGTGGTCCTTCCGCCGGCAGCCATGGGCCCGGTGGTGGCGCTCATAGGACTGGAGCTCTCCGGTTCAGCTGCCAGCAATGCAGGGCTTCTGGACGAGGTGCTGGACCCCAGAAAGACAATCGTGTTTGTTCTTACCCTGGGAACCGCTGTATTTGGTTCCATCCTGTTCAGAAAGTTCTTCTCGGTTATCCCTATCCTCATAGCGGTCATTGTGGGCTACGCGTCTGCCCTTGCCGCGGGTATCGTGGATTTTGCCGAGGTGGCAGCGGCTCCTGTTTTTGCCCTGCCTAATTTCAGCACGCCTAAGTTTAATCTGGAGGCTATCATGATTATCCTTCCGGTGCTCCTGGTCATCACCTCTGAGCACATCGGACACCAGGTGGTCACCAGCAAGATTGTGGGAAGGGATCTGTTAAAGGATCCGGGTCTTCACCGTTCCCTGTTCGGAGATAATTTTTCCACCATGATATCAGGACTGATAGGCTCTGTGCCCACCACCACCTATGGAGAGAATATCGGCGTCATGGCAATCACCCGTGTGTACAGCGTGCGCGTGATTGCGGGAGCGGCCGTGCTGTCCATTGTGTGCTCCTTTATCGGCAAGTTCTCCACTCTTATCAGCACCATACCCGGTCCTGTTATCGGCGGTATTTCCTTTCTGCTTTACGGTATGATTGGTACCTCAGGTCTGCGTATTCTGGTGGATTCCAGGGTGGATTACGGAAATTCCAGAAATCTGGCCCTTACCTCAGTCATATTTGTCACGGGTCTGTCGGGAATTGCCGTGAAGTTTGGAAATGTGCAGCTTACCGGTATGGTGCTGTCCTGCGTGGTAGGCATGATTTTAAGTCTGGTATTTTATGTTCTGGATTACTTTAAGCTTACCAATGATCAGTAG
- a CDS encoding phenylacetate--CoA ligase family protein, with amino-acid sequence MKMKESQFLLIKEQLKKLTAKECFYKHKLEGVNVNQIQSQEDFEKLPFTWKGDLREAYPLGLMAAPEEKIVRIHSSSGTTGTPVIIPYTQKDVDDWALMFARCYEMAGITNLDRIQITPGYGLWTAGIGFQLGAERLGAMTVPMGPGNTDKQLRMMMDMKSTVLCATSSYALLLAEEIAKRGIGERIHLKKGVIGSERWGEKMRNRIAAELGVDLFDIYGLTEVYGPGIAINCEKQGAMHYWDDYIYIEIVDPRTGEVLPDGEVGEIVITTLKKEGAPLIRYRTHDLSRIVPGDCPCGSPYPRIGTLIGRTDDMVKVKGVNIFPSQIEELLSSIEGASSEYQVMVDHLMGKDVLTLFVETNPSINKYALEIEIQNQFKGRIGLTPVVKLVELGELPRSEKKSTRVFDNRY; translated from the coding sequence ATGAAGATGAAAGAATCCCAGTTCCTTCTCATTAAGGAACAGCTCAAGAAACTGACAGCCAAGGAGTGCTTTTACAAGCATAAGCTGGAAGGCGTCAATGTGAATCAGATACAGTCCCAGGAGGATTTCGAGAAGCTCCCTTTTACCTGGAAGGGTGATTTGAGGGAAGCCTATCCTTTGGGCCTGATGGCTGCTCCGGAAGAGAAAATCGTGCGTATTCATTCTTCCTCAGGCACCACCGGAACACCGGTCATCATTCCCTATACCCAGAAGGATGTGGATGACTGGGCTCTGATGTTTGCGCGCTGCTATGAGATGGCGGGCATCACAAACCTGGACCGTATCCAGATTACGCCGGGATATGGTCTGTGGACAGCCGGAATCGGTTTCCAGCTGGGAGCGGAGCGTCTGGGCGCGATGACCGTTCCCATGGGACCCGGCAACACGGATAAGCAGCTGCGCATGATGATGGATATGAAGTCCACGGTCCTGTGCGCCACGTCCTCCTATGCTCTTTTGCTGGCGGAGGAGATTGCCAAGAGAGGCATTGGAGAGCGCATCCATCTGAAAAAGGGTGTTATCGGTTCCGAGCGCTGGGGCGAGAAGATGAGGAACAGGATAGCGGCTGAGCTGGGAGTGGATCTGTTCGACATTTACGGCCTTACGGAGGTGTACGGGCCGGGAATTGCCATTAACTGCGAGAAACAGGGAGCCATGCACTACTGGGATGACTACATATACATCGAGATTGTGGACCCCAGGACAGGTGAGGTGCTGCCTGACGGCGAGGTGGGAGAAATTGTCATCACTACCCTGAAAAAGGAAGGTGCTCCCCTTATTCGCTACCGCACTCACGACCTGTCCAGAATCGTGCCGGGAGACTGTCCCTGCGGTTCGCCTTATCCCAGAATCGGCACCCTCATTGGGCGTACCGACGATATGGTCAAGGTAAAGGGCGTGAACATATTCCCAAGCCAGATAGAGGAACTTTTAAGCTCCATAGAAGGTGCCTCCAGCGAATACCAGGTCATGGTGGACCACCTGATGGGCAAGGATGTGCTGACCTTATTTGTGGAGACAAATCCATCCATTAACAAATACGCCCTGGAAATCGAAATCCAGAATCAGTTTAAGGGGCGGATTGGCCTGACTCCTGTGGTGAAGCTGGTGGAGCTGGGCGAGCTTCCAAGAAGCGAGAAGAAGTCTACCCGTGTATTTGACAACCGGTATTAA
- a CDS encoding FeoB small GTPase domain-containing protein, which translates to MEHPHFIIAFTGNEQTGKEVLFKKLTAKKGPAMPSCMRDMSCPHGDFSYDSRHYKAVNLPGVLSLSSPSEEASCTASYLCSGHPDAILVIGHALHLEILLGLLKEILSLGPVRDSSIPVVLCVSRCEEARRQGIRIDFSLLHDVLQIPVVPLHGYGREQMDDLKAALHYALQPHHRHDFLYDCLDFSPCRLAHECMMPEISPSQGKKRNISPEAGWIRRICEALLLLLLIGLTACLSIRLTDCLWPLFFETETVLWAWAEWFGIPAWLAAPMVHGAFRAVSCTILVMLPMLFLLFPLLGLLGRCSCFPWAVYLSDLLTEFFIEKPCNTASHYKSYGIFSTLFSSTADHTIPVLDKAAAAAVPSGILIWFLGSMAYAGPETGYGTLLFSDIAGGNLLTAITHFLEHPARLLGLDGTILAAFILGIFSHGMALPAMMMIYLKTGGIPSPSSPFILGQVLANHGWTWRTALCTCLMALTRFPSITVCLKMRRSPGHTPYFFWGRLLVFILGITLCFLIALTGRISG; encoded by the coding sequence ATGGAACACCCACATTTTATCATCGCTTTTACCGGTAATGAACAGACCGGCAAGGAGGTCTTGTTTAAAAAGCTCACTGCCAAAAAGGGCCCTGCTATGCCTTCCTGTATGCGGGACATGTCCTGCCCCCATGGTGATTTTTCATATGACAGCCGCCACTATAAGGCAGTGAACCTTCCCGGAGTCCTGTCCCTCAGCTCCCCGTCAGAGGAAGCCAGCTGCACGGCATCCTATCTCTGCTCCGGACACCCGGACGCCATTCTGGTGATAGGCCACGCGCTTCATCTGGAAATCCTTCTGGGACTTTTAAAAGAAATCCTGAGTCTTGGACCGGTCAGGGACTCCTCCATTCCCGTTGTCCTGTGTGTCAGCCGCTGTGAAGAAGCCAGACGGCAGGGCATCCGCATTGATTTTTCACTTCTCCACGATGTACTCCAGATTCCGGTCGTCCCCCTCCACGGATACGGCAGGGAACAGATGGACGACTTAAAAGCAGCCCTCCACTATGCTCTCCAGCCCCATCACAGGCACGATTTTCTCTACGACTGTCTGGACTTTTCTCCCTGCCGCCTGGCTCATGAGTGCATGATGCCTGAAATAAGCCCGTCTCAGGGAAAAAAGCGGAATATAAGCCCGGAAGCAGGATGGATCCGAAGAATATGTGAAGCGCTGCTGCTATTGCTCTTAATTGGACTTACCGCCTGTCTGTCCATCCGGCTTACAGACTGTCTCTGGCCGTTATTTTTTGAAACTGAAACCGTCCTGTGGGCCTGGGCAGAATGGTTTGGAATACCTGCCTGGCTGGCTGCCCCCATGGTTCATGGTGCATTTCGCGCCGTGTCATGCACCATACTGGTAATGCTCCCAATGCTTTTTCTGCTGTTTCCCCTGTTGGGTTTGCTGGGAAGATGCAGCTGCTTTCCCTGGGCCGTATATCTGTCAGACCTGCTGACAGAGTTTTTTATTGAAAAACCTTGTAATACCGCCAGCCATTACAAGTCATACGGTATCTTTTCCACCCTTTTCTCAAGTACCGCAGATCACACCATTCCGGTCCTTGACAAGGCAGCGGCAGCAGCTGTCCCGTCCGGCATTCTCATATGGTTTCTTGGCAGCATGGCATATGCCGGACCGGAAACAGGTTACGGCACCCTACTGTTTTCGGATATAGCCGGAGGGAACCTGTTAACTGCCATCACACATTTTCTTGAGCATCCGGCCCGTCTCCTTGGACTGGACGGCACCATACTGGCTGCTTTTATCCTGGGTATTTTTTCCCATGGAATGGCGCTTCCCGCCATGATGATGATATATCTGAAAACAGGAGGAATCCCTTCCCCTTCATCCCCCTTCATCCTCGGACAGGTGCTGGCAAATCACGGGTGGACCTGGCGCACTGCCCTGTGCACCTGTCTCATGGCTCTGACCCGCTTTCCAAGCATCACTGTCTGTCTGAAGATGCGCAGAAGCCCCGGCCATACTCCGTACTTTTTTTGGGGGCGGCTGCTGGTATTCATTCTCGGTATCACCCTGTGCTTTCTCATAGCTTTGACAGGCAGAATATCCGGCTGA
- the iorA gene encoding indolepyruvate ferredoxin oxidoreductase subunit alpha has product MSKSFLMGNEAIGLGAVRAGVKVVSGYPGTPSTEVLETVAKHNPGDIYVEWSVNEKAGMEVAAAAAYTGARTMVTMKQVGLNVASDPLMSLAYVGVKGGMVVVVADDPGPISSQTEQDTRRFGQFSKLPVFDPSSPEEAYEMIKDAFEYSEKYHTPVLFRPTTRLCHGCASVELKERVKLPAPEGFVKDSGKWVIFPRLSHANHRMIEARNPIIGEDFSSYRFNLLHREEGNTVKGIITHGISYGFVMEALNGYRGARVLKVSTPNPMPERLLLEFAEGLDQVMAVEELDPVLEQELLLLSGRHHLPLEVKGKLTGEVQTAGENSVESVRRVLEAYLGEAYIRYLEGLEGGAAEPEAALPVPPLPVRPPVLCAGCPHRASFYAVKRAMEKLNEGLGEGAAPIEGVYCGDIGCYTLGNAKPLDMVDTCLCMGAGITMAQGLQRVEPDKRYFSFVGDSTFFASGLTGIVNAVYNEASLTLCILDNSTTAMTGHQPHPGTGRTMMGNVVEKVDITKVLEGIGVKNTVTVDALDLNACVDAVLKLSAMKGVKAIIFKSPCAAIIKSFRTCRIAEDRCVNCRTCINEIGCPALVLDGDMVGIDSGLCTGCGLCSQICSVDAIETVK; this is encoded by the coding sequence ATGTCCAAATCATTTTTAATGGGAAATGAGGCAATCGGCCTGGGCGCTGTCCGGGCAGGAGTTAAGGTGGTTTCCGGTTATCCAGGAACACCCTCGACGGAAGTACTGGAGACGGTGGCCAAGCATAATCCCGGAGATATCTATGTAGAGTGGTCTGTCAATGAAAAGGCAGGTATGGAGGTGGCGGCCGCGGCTGCATACACCGGAGCCAGGACCATGGTCACCATGAAGCAGGTAGGGCTGAATGTGGCCTCAGACCCTCTGATGAGCCTGGCTTATGTGGGGGTAAAGGGAGGCATGGTGGTAGTGGTGGCCGACGATCCGGGGCCCATATCTTCCCAGACAGAACAGGATACACGCAGGTTCGGCCAGTTTTCCAAGCTGCCGGTATTTGATCCCAGCTCTCCGGAAGAGGCATACGAGATGATTAAGGATGCCTTTGAATATTCTGAGAAATATCATACTCCTGTGTTGTTCCGCCCTACCACAAGGCTATGCCACGGATGCGCCAGCGTGGAGCTTAAGGAACGGGTCAAGCTTCCGGCGCCAGAGGGCTTTGTCAAGGATTCCGGCAAATGGGTCATTTTCCCCAGGCTGTCCCATGCAAACCACAGGATGATTGAGGCGCGCAATCCCATTATAGGGGAGGACTTTTCAAGCTACAGGTTCAACCTGCTGCATAGGGAAGAGGGAAACACGGTCAAGGGCATCATCACTCATGGCATCAGCTACGGGTTTGTCATGGAAGCCCTGAACGGATACAGAGGAGCAAGGGTGCTTAAGGTATCCACCCCCAATCCCATGCCTGAGCGTCTGCTTCTGGAATTCGCAGAAGGACTGGACCAGGTGATGGCTGTGGAGGAACTGGATCCGGTTCTGGAACAGGAGCTGCTTCTTCTTAGCGGCAGGCACCATCTGCCTCTGGAAGTAAAGGGCAAGCTTACAGGGGAAGTGCAGACCGCCGGTGAAAACTCCGTAGAGTCTGTCAGAAGGGTTCTGGAAGCGTATCTGGGAGAAGCCTATATCCGGTATCTGGAAGGACTGGAAGGCGGTGCAGCGGAGCCGGAAGCAGCCCTGCCGGTTCCGCCGCTGCCGGTGCGTCCGCCGGTACTCTGTGCCGGATGTCCCCACCGGGCATCCTTCTACGCGGTAAAGAGAGCCATGGAGAAGTTAAATGAAGGCCTGGGGGAGGGCGCGGCGCCCATAGAGGGAGTTTACTGCGGCGATATCGGCTGCTATACTCTGGGCAATGCAAAGCCTCTGGATATGGTGGACACCTGTCTGTGCATGGGCGCCGGGATTACCATGGCCCAGGGGCTGCAGCGGGTGGAGCCGGACAAACGGTATTTTTCCTTTGTGGGAGATTCCACCTTCTTTGCCTCCGGTCTCACAGGCATTGTCAATGCGGTATACAATGAGGCCAGCCTGACCCTGTGCATCCTGGACAACTCCACCACGGCCATGACAGGCCACCAGCCCCATCCGGGTACAGGCCGCACCATGATGGGAAATGTAGTGGAGAAAGTGGACATTACAAAGGTGCTGGAGGGCATTGGCGTAAAGAATACCGTTACAGTGGACGCGCTGGATTTAAATGCGTGTGTGGACGCCGTGCTTAAGCTGTCCGCCATGAAGGGCGTGAAAGCCATTATTTTCAAGTCCCCCTGTGCGGCTATCATAAAAAGCTTCCGGACGTGCAGGATTGCGGAGGACAGATGTGTGAACTGCCGGACCTGCATCAATGAGATTGGCTGTCCCGCATTGGTGCTGGACGGGGATATGGTGGGCATAGACAGCGGCCTGTGCACCGGATGCGGCCTGTGCAGCCAGATCTGTTCCGTAGACGCCATTGAAACGGTTAAATAG
- a CDS encoding helicase-related protein, with translation MEIKKECEQYLAEYYQGLFFGNVNKRYRAMTGAELRKRMSRLTEANLKPLVKSNELSDVHAMLSKVCAYLMRREGHLTGPALEQWESGCRQMNEFCEALARKDLEYVNGLSLEDLEQVLKMQGIRRYLLTNSLERAYQLFYIPKTIKKGILESVKQKPEQEYPGAREMKRRFILHVGPTNSGKTHDALERLKECRHGAYFGPLRLLALEVYDKLNTEGLSCSMVTGEETLEVPGAVCQSCTVEMLNDHEYFDIVVVDECQMIADPYRGHNWTRAVLGLRAEEIHLCMAPEAEDIVVQMIKRCGDQYRVVRHKRNTRLTMEKKPYNLKQDLKKGDALIVFSKKSVLALAAHLENEGIHCSVIYGSLPPATRREQVRRFLARETEVVVSTDAIGMGLNLPIRRIVFVETRKFDGVNKRTLNPEEIKQIAGRAGRYGLYDEGFVAAIDEPEVIEDGLSRMPMPIMKAYVGFPEQLLNLPAEIDTLVKIWAGMDTPSIYEKMEVDELLALYMSFEHVHRDDMGEYSRQEIYKLITCSIDIDNKMVMDLWKDYCREYRDVTELEFPYSPGEDLYDLESYYKMLDLYFQFSRKVGLPVQAENLAEERRSTEEEISRILRTECASYTRKCSACGKELSWDYPFSICERCFERGKISRGHNRSGRRRAAGNRV, from the coding sequence ATGGAGATAAAAAAGGAGTGCGAGCAGTATCTGGCGGAATATTACCAGGGCCTGTTCTTTGGGAATGTGAACAAACGCTACCGGGCCATGACAGGTGCCGAACTCAGGAAACGCATGAGCCGGTTGACCGAGGCCAACCTGAAGCCGCTGGTGAAGTCCAACGAACTCAGCGATGTCCACGCCATGCTGTCAAAGGTGTGCGCCTATCTCATGCGCAGGGAAGGACACCTGACAGGGCCTGCCCTGGAGCAGTGGGAGTCCGGCTGCCGTCAGATGAACGAATTCTGTGAAGCCCTTGCCAGAAAGGACCTGGAATATGTAAACGGCCTGTCCCTTGAGGATTTGGAGCAGGTGCTGAAGATGCAGGGCATCCGCCGTTATCTCCTCACTAATTCTCTGGAGAGGGCATACCAGCTGTTCTACATTCCGAAAACCATCAAGAAGGGGATCCTGGAGTCTGTGAAACAGAAGCCGGAGCAGGAATACCCAGGGGCCAGGGAGATGAAACGCAGGTTCATCCTTCATGTGGGCCCTACCAACAGCGGCAAGACCCACGACGCGCTGGAGCGTCTTAAGGAGTGCAGGCATGGAGCGTACTTCGGGCCGTTAAGACTGCTGGCCCTGGAGGTCTATGACAAGCTTAACACAGAGGGCCTGTCCTGTTCCATGGTCACAGGCGAGGAGACGCTGGAGGTGCCTGGAGCGGTCTGCCAGTCCTGTACCGTAGAGATGTTAAACGACCATGAATATTTCGATATCGTGGTGGTGGACGAGTGCCAGATGATAGCCGACCCCTACCGCGGACATAACTGGACCAGGGCAGTGCTGGGGCTTCGGGCAGAGGAAATCCACCTGTGCATGGCTCCCGAGGCAGAGGATATTGTGGTTCAGATGATTAAGCGGTGCGGCGACCAGTACAGGGTGGTGCGCCATAAGCGGAACACCCGGCTGACCATGGAGAAAAAGCCCTATAATCTGAAACAGGATTTAAAAAAGGGCGATGCCCTCATTGTGTTTTCCAAAAAATCAGTGCTGGCCCTGGCAGCCCACCTGGAGAACGAGGGAATCCACTGCAGCGTTATTTACGGAAGCCTGCCTCCCGCCACCAGGCGTGAACAGGTGCGCAGGTTCCTGGCCAGGGAGACAGAGGTGGTGGTCAGCACTGACGCCATCGGCATGGGGCTAAACCTGCCCATACGCAGAATCGTATTTGTGGAAACACGCAAATTTGACGGGGTAAATAAGCGTACCCTGAATCCGGAGGAGATAAAACAGATTGCCGGACGGGCCGGAAGATACGGTCTTTACGACGAGGGATTCGTGGCTGCCATCGACGAGCCGGAGGTCATCGAGGACGGTCTTTCCAGAATGCCCATGCCTATTATGAAGGCATATGTGGGATTCCCTGAGCAGCTTCTCAACCTTCCTGCTGAGATTGATACGCTGGTTAAGATATGGGCCGGCATGGACACGCCTTCCATTTATGAGAAGATGGAGGTGGACGAGCTGCTGGCGCTGTATATGAGTTTTGAGCATGTACACCGGGATGATATGGGGGAATACTCCCGGCAGGAAATTTATAAGCTCATCACCTGTTCCATTGACATAGACAATAAGATGGTCATGGACCTGTGGAAGGATTACTGCAGGGAATACCGTGACGTGACGGAACTGGAGTTTCCTTACAGCCCGGGAGAGGACCTGTATGATTTGGAGAGCTACTATAAGATGCTGGATCTTTATTTCCAGTTCTCCAGAAAGGTGGGGCTTCCTGTTCAGGCCGAGAACCTGGCCGAGGAGAGACGCAGCACAGAGGAGGAAATCAGCCGTATTTTAAGGACAGAATGTGCCAGCTACACCCGTAAATGTTCAGCCTGCGGGAAGGAGCTGTCATGGGATTATCCGTTCTCCATCTGCGAACGGTGTTTTGAGAGGGGTAAGATAAGCCGGGGACATAACCGCTCAGGGCGGAGGCGCGCGGCAGGAAACAGAGTATGA
- a CDS encoding FeoA family protein → MVYPLHELKPGERAEIVWVISEPPMSLRLEELGFTAPALVTCILKGRRGRMSAYQIQDTVIALRPQNAREVLVRPLQPV, encoded by the coding sequence ATGGTCTATCCGCTACATGAACTGAAACCGGGAGAACGGGCCGAAATCGTCTGGGTTATCAGCGAACCGCCTATGTCGCTGCGGCTGGAAGAGCTGGGTTTTACAGCCCCGGCACTGGTGACCTGTATTCTGAAGGGGAGGCGCGGCCGCATGTCCGCCTACCAGATACAGGACACGGTCATCGCCCTCAGGCCCCAAAATGCCAGGGAAGTGCTGGTGCGGCCTTTGCAGCCAGTTTAA
- a CDS encoding indolepyruvate oxidoreductase subunit beta, which yields MTKNVLLCGVGGQGTVLASRLIALAAMEKGMEARGAETIGMAQRGGSVVSHVRIGEEIYSPLIPHGGADVIIGFEPAEAVRCLPYLKKGGCVVVSPAPIRPVTASLTGGAYTGREMMEYLEHAGENLVVVDAASIGMECGSPKVMNVALLGAAIASGLIGISLEEMEAAIEKRVPEKFKDMNMKALKLGAAASAMIR from the coding sequence ATGACAAAAAATGTATTGCTGTGCGGAGTGGGCGGTCAGGGCACTGTCCTGGCATCCCGTCTCATAGCCCTGGCGGCCATGGAGAAGGGAATGGAGGCCAGGGGAGCTGAAACCATCGGCATGGCCCAGAGGGGCGGAAGCGTGGTGAGTCATGTGCGTATCGGTGAGGAGATATATTCTCCGCTGATACCCCACGGCGGGGCAGACGTGATCATCGGCTTTGAACCGGCAGAGGCTGTCCGGTGCCTGCCTTACCTGAAAAAGGGCGGCTGTGTGGTGGTATCCCCGGCCCCCATACGGCCGGTGACCGCTTCCCTGACAGGAGGTGCCTACACGGGCCGGGAGATGATGGAATACCTGGAACATGCCGGGGAGAACCTGGTGGTGGTGGATGCAGCGTCCATTGGCATGGAGTGCGGTTCCCCGAAGGTGATGAATGTGGCCCTGCTGGGAGCGGCCATTGCCAGCGGACTGATAGGAATTTCCCTGGAGGAGATGGAGGCAGCCATTGAAAAAAGAGTGCCGGAAAAGTTTAAGGACATGAATATGAAGGCCCTGAAGCTGGGCGCGGCAGCCAGCGCCATGATAAGATAA
- a CDS encoding DNA/RNA nuclease SfsA, with protein MTYEHIVAGTFVSRPNRFIAHVKTGNRTVVCHVKNTGRCRELLIPGAAVILEFHPDAAVSGRKTEYDLIGVYKNDLFINMDSQAPNKAAWEWLTSLDGSMDSCGCTEKAGSPFSPLGPYVPCDIRREVTHGDSRFDLAFSLRDRDTKAVSPAFMEVKGVTLEENGVAMFPDAPTERGIKHLKGLIRAHEEGYEAYVLFVIQMKGIRGFTPNDMTHPAFGDALRQAREAGVHVLAYDCLVTPDTMIVDSPVKVILD; from the coding sequence ATGACCTATGAACACATAGTTGCCGGAACCTTTGTAAGCCGGCCCAACCGCTTTATCGCCCATGTAAAGACAGGGAACAGAACAGTGGTATGCCATGTAAAAAACACCGGCCGGTGCCGGGAGCTTCTGATTCCCGGAGCCGCGGTTATACTGGAATTCCATCCGGACGCAGCTGTTTCCGGAAGAAAGACCGAGTATGACCTGATTGGCGTATATAAAAATGATCTATTCATCAATATGGACTCCCAGGCCCCCAACAAGGCTGCATGGGAGTGGCTGACCTCACTGGACGGCAGCATGGACAGCTGCGGCTGTACGGAAAAAGCCGGCTCCCCCTTTTCCCCTCTTGGACCTTATGTGCCCTGTGACATACGGCGGGAGGTCACCCACGGCGACTCACGGTTTGACCTGGCATTCTCCCTGAGAGACCGGGATACAAAGGCAGTGTCCCCGGCCTTTATGGAAGTCAAAGGCGTAACCCTGGAGGAAAACGGTGTGGCCATGTTTCCTGACGCGCCCACGGAACGGGGCATCAAACACTTAAAGGGCCTTATAAGGGCCCATGAGGAAGGTTATGAGGCTTATGTCCTGTTTGTCATCCAGATGAAGGGCATCCGTGGCTTTACCCCCAATGACATGACCCATCCGGCCTTTGGGGACGCGCTCAGGCAGGCCCGTGAAGCCGGCGTCCATGTGCTGGCATATGACTGTCTCGTAACACCCGATACCATGATTGTGGATTCACCGGTAAAGGTCATTCTGGATTAG